In a genomic window of Mycolicibacterium neoaurum VKM Ac-1815D:
- a CDS encoding PadR family transcriptional regulator encodes MLELAVLGLLLESPMHGYELRKRLTGLLGAFRAFSYGSLYPALRRMQADGLIVEDAAPDGTPKMRRARRVYQLTDAGKKRFTELVADTGPQNYTDDGFGVHLAFFNRTPAEARMRILEGRRRQVEERREGLREAIARASTSLDRYTKQLHQLGLESSEREVKWLNELIAAERVAQSPPEPQP; translated from the coding sequence ATGCTGGAGCTCGCCGTTCTGGGCCTCCTGCTGGAGTCGCCGATGCACGGGTACGAACTTCGCAAGCGCCTGACGGGTCTGTTGGGCGCGTTCCGCGCGTTCTCCTACGGGTCGCTGTATCCGGCACTTCGGCGCATGCAGGCCGATGGCCTCATCGTCGAGGACGCGGCACCCGACGGCACCCCGAAGATGCGGCGAGCTCGCCGCGTTTACCAGCTGACCGATGCGGGAAAGAAGCGCTTCACCGAATTGGTCGCCGACACCGGACCGCAGAACTACACCGACGACGGGTTCGGCGTCCACCTGGCGTTCTTCAACCGGACTCCGGCCGAAGCACGCATGCGCATCCTGGAGGGCCGGCGGCGACAGGTCGAAGAACGCCGCGAAGGTCTCCGCGAGGCGATCGCACGGGCCAGCACCTCACTGGACCGCTACACCAAGCAGCTTCACCAGCTGGGCCTGGAGTCCAGTGAACGCGAAGTGAAATGGCTCAACGAGTTGATCGCGGCCGAACGCGTCGCACAGAGCCCACCCGAACCGCAGCCGTAA
- a CDS encoding DUF5318 family protein, which yields MRLQRQVVDYALRRRSLLAEVYSGRTGVTEVCDANPYLLRAAKYHGKQSSVTCPICRKEQLTLVSWVFGEHLGAVSGSARNAEELVLLATRFDEFAVHVVEVCRTCSWNHLVKSYVLGSPRPKDGTQRPKGTRTARSGARTASE from the coding sequence GTGCGATTGCAGCGACAGGTGGTGGATTACGCCCTGCGGCGTCGATCCCTGCTGGCCGAGGTGTACTCCGGGCGTACCGGTGTCACCGAGGTGTGCGACGCCAACCCCTATCTTCTGCGGGCCGCCAAGTACCACGGCAAGCAAAGCTCGGTGACGTGCCCGATATGCCGGAAGGAACAGCTGACGCTGGTGTCATGGGTGTTCGGTGAGCACCTTGGTGCGGTATCGGGTTCGGCACGCAACGCCGAGGAATTGGTCCTGCTCGCGACACGCTTCGACGAGTTCGCGGTTCACGTGGTGGAGGTTTGCCGCACTTGCAGTTGGAATCATCTGGTGAAGTCATACGTGCTCGGTTCGCCGCGGCCCAAGGATGGGACGCAGCGGCCGAAGGGCACTCGGACGGCGCGCTCCGGCGCGCGTACGGCCAGTGAATAG
- a CDS encoding DUF1707 SHOCT-like domain-containing protein codes for MPTRQTAGTRARDSDRDDTCKVLDTAMAEGQLSMEEHRQRVAAATTAATLGELQSLVSDLQTGSSPVKLPDLKPERTARAMGAGGGWGIRAAAAAVLVIFGIAVGWGLYGNTSSPFSFQTDPGAKADGIPATVLTAPRQLQSLGGLNGLFEQMRQKFGDTNGYDLTIFDDYASLERPDPNEPRRVLSYSYRGGWDDPSETSTGSDARVVDLAAFDVPKFVGLIRGAPQTLGIDPAEVKSLHVSIGPNTDMTAPPESIEISIYVTPNFGNSGYIEFNGDATVKRINYPSS; via the coding sequence GTGCCAACACGACAGACTGCGGGAACCCGGGCCAGGGACTCCGACCGTGACGACACCTGCAAGGTGCTCGACACTGCGATGGCCGAGGGACAGCTGTCCATGGAGGAACACCGCCAGCGGGTGGCCGCCGCCACCACCGCCGCGACCCTCGGCGAGCTGCAATCGTTGGTGAGCGATCTGCAGACCGGTAGCTCACCGGTGAAACTGCCCGACCTGAAACCCGAACGGACCGCTCGGGCGATGGGTGCAGGAGGGGGCTGGGGTATCCGCGCCGCGGCCGCGGCGGTACTGGTGATCTTCGGCATCGCGGTGGGCTGGGGGCTGTACGGGAACACCTCGTCGCCGTTCAGTTTCCAGACCGACCCCGGCGCGAAGGCCGACGGCATCCCCGCGACGGTGCTGACCGCGCCGCGCCAGCTGCAGTCACTCGGTGGGCTCAACGGGCTCTTCGAACAGATGCGTCAGAAGTTCGGCGACACCAACGGCTACGACCTGACGATCTTCGACGACTACGCGTCGCTGGAACGCCCCGATCCCAACGAACCACGCAGGGTGCTCAGCTACAGCTACCGCGGCGGGTGGGATGACCCGTCCGAGACCAGCACCGGCAGCGACGCGCGGGTGGTGGACCTGGCGGCGTTCGACGTACCGAAGTTCGTCGGCCTCATCCGCGGCGCCCCGCAGACCCTCGGCATCGATCCGGCCGAGGTGAAGTCCCTCCATGTCAGCATCGGTCCCAACACCGATATGACGGCGCCGCCGGAGAGCATCGAGATCAGCATCTACGTCACACCGAACTTCGGTAACAGCGGGTACATCGAGTTCAACGGCGATGCCACCGTCAAGCGCATCAACTACCCGAGTTCCTAG
- a CDS encoding DUF1707 domain-containing protein: MAARITGRTRAKDSDRDATCALLDAAHSEGQLSMVEHQQRIKDAMAATTLGELDELTADLQHNAGPRAEQERERPHRTRNLVIAGAAAVVGLGVLGALMFSGSRDDTPPEDHPQAAAPEVLIPPPVTTGAVPAVDEPPPLVLNLPRYMNTVEGMTGLLEEIRTRFGSTMGYELAFNPGRAYLAVPDPTGEKRLLYTFQGGWGEPSSRARSDGDDLTDLAAFDVPAAIAAWNAAPATLGIAPADVLDTYLDVDHVSGPDGGPGALELLIRVSTDGGTNGYIYLDPAGTVLRVEKPS, translated from the coding sequence GTGGCGGCACGAATCACAGGGCGAACACGCGCGAAGGACAGCGACCGCGATGCCACCTGCGCGCTGCTCGATGCAGCACACAGCGAAGGCCAGCTCTCCATGGTCGAGCACCAGCAACGCATCAAGGACGCCATGGCTGCCACCACCCTCGGAGAGCTCGATGAGCTGACCGCTGACCTGCAACACAATGCCGGGCCCCGCGCCGAGCAGGAACGCGAGCGACCGCACCGGACCAGGAACCTCGTCATCGCCGGCGCTGCCGCCGTTGTCGGACTGGGCGTGCTCGGCGCGCTGATGTTCTCCGGTTCCCGCGACGACACCCCGCCCGAGGACCATCCCCAGGCCGCCGCCCCCGAAGTGCTGATCCCTCCGCCGGTGACCACCGGTGCCGTGCCGGCCGTCGACGAGCCGCCCCCACTGGTGCTGAACCTGCCGCGGTACATGAACACCGTCGAGGGCATGACCGGACTGCTGGAGGAGATCCGCACACGGTTCGGTAGCACCATGGGCTACGAGCTGGCCTTCAATCCGGGCCGGGCGTACCTGGCGGTTCCCGACCCCACCGGTGAGAAACGGCTGCTCTACACATTTCAGGGCGGTTGGGGCGAACCGTCGAGCAGAGCGCGTTCAGATGGCGACGATCTGACGGATCTGGCGGCCTTCGACGTCCCCGCCGCGATCGCCGCGTGGAACGCCGCCCCGGCGACGCTGGGGATCGCCCCCGCCGATGTGCTGGACACCTACCTCGACGTCGACCACGTCAGCGGGCCCGACGGCGGCCCCGGCGCCCTGGAGCTGCTGATCCGGGTGTCGACCGACGGCGGCACCAACGGCTATATCTACCTCGACCCGGCAGGCACCGTGCTCCGTGTCGAAAAGCCCAGCTGA
- a CDS encoding inositol-3-phosphate synthase — protein MSETTAPNEVRVAIVGVGNCASSLVQGVQYYRDADENASVPGLMHVKFGPYHVRDVKFVAAFDVDAKKVGFDLSEAISASENNTIKIADVPPTDIIVQRGPTLDGIGKYYSETIEVSDAEPVDVVKVLKDNKVDVLVSYLPVGSEEADKFYAQCAIDAKVAFVNALPVFIASDPLWAKKFEDAGVPIVGDDIKSQVGATITHRVMAKLFEDRGVTLDRTYQLNVGGNMDFKNMLERERLESKKVSKTQAVTSNLNGSLADKVYDKNVHIGPSDYVAWLDDRKWAYVRLEGRAFGDVPLNLEYKLEVWDSPNSAGIIIDAVRAAKIAKDRGLGGPIMPASAYLMKSPPKQLADDVARAQLEAFIEG, from the coding sequence ATGTCCGAGACCACCGCGCCCAACGAGGTCAGGGTCGCGATTGTCGGAGTCGGCAACTGCGCATCCTCTCTGGTCCAGGGTGTGCAGTACTACCGCGACGCCGATGAGAACGCTTCCGTACCAGGCCTGATGCACGTCAAGTTCGGCCCGTACCATGTGCGCGACGTGAAGTTCGTCGCCGCATTCGACGTCGACGCCAAGAAGGTGGGCTTCGACCTGTCCGAGGCGATCTCGGCGTCGGAGAACAACACCATCAAGATCGCTGACGTTCCGCCGACCGACATCATCGTCCAGCGCGGCCCGACCCTCGACGGCATCGGCAAGTACTACTCCGAGACCATCGAGGTCTCCGATGCCGAGCCCGTCGACGTTGTCAAGGTGCTCAAGGACAACAAGGTAGACGTCCTGGTCTCCTACCTGCCCGTCGGTTCCGAAGAGGCCGACAAGTTCTACGCCCAGTGCGCCATCGACGCGAAAGTCGCCTTCGTCAACGCGCTTCCGGTGTTCATCGCCTCGGACCCGTTGTGGGCCAAGAAATTCGAAGACGCCGGTGTGCCGATCGTCGGCGACGACATCAAGAGCCAGGTCGGTGCCACCATCACCCACCGCGTGATGGCCAAGCTGTTCGAGGATCGCGGTGTCACGCTGGACCGCACCTACCAGCTCAACGTCGGCGGCAACATGGACTTCAAGAACATGCTCGAGCGTGAGCGCCTGGAGTCCAAGAAGGTCTCCAAGACCCAGGCCGTCACCAGCAACCTCAACGGCTCGCTGGCGGACAAGGTTTACGACAAGAACGTCCACATCGGACCGTCGGACTACGTCGCCTGGCTCGACGACCGCAAGTGGGCCTACGTCCGCCTCGAGGGCCGCGCCTTCGGTGATGTGCCGCTGAACCTGGAGTACAAGCTCGAGGTCTGGGACTCCCCCAACTCCGCGGGCATCATCATCGACGCCGTGCGCGCAGCCAAGATCGCCAAGGATCGCGGCCTCGGTGGCCCGATCATGCCCGCCTCGGCCTACCTGATGAAGAGCCCGCCCAAGCAGCTGGCCGACGACGTCGCCCGCGCCCAGCTGGAAGCCTTCATCGAGGGTTAA